The following are encoded in a window of Paenibacillus polymyxa genomic DNA:
- the rlmN gene encoding 23S rRNA (adenine(2503)-C(2))-methyltransferase RlmN, translated as MKKESIYGLTLDQLTAWLIEHGHKKSRALQVWDALYRKRVTDFAAMAEVHEDCTRLLAEHFSIETLEEHVKQQSADGTVKFLFRLQDGNLIETVLMRHKFGLSVCVTTQVGCNIGCSFCASGLLKKSRDLSSGEIVEQIMKVQLYLDQERPGDQVSHVVVMGIGEPFDNFVNLSDFIRVIKDHKGLAIGPRHITVSTSGLADKIIEFADSDLHVNLAISLHAPNNEIRTRIMKINRAIPIEKLMQAIDYYLDKTNRRITLEYILLKDVNDGKEHALELAELVGHRRNLANVNLIPYNPVDEHSQYQRSESESITGFYDVLKKQGISCSVRLEHGVDIDAACGQLRSKQIRKDAKGSRNAEREAIS; from the coding sequence ATGAAAAAAGAATCCATTTATGGATTAACGCTAGATCAATTGACAGCATGGCTCATCGAGCATGGACATAAGAAATCCCGGGCATTGCAGGTATGGGACGCATTGTACCGGAAGCGGGTTACTGATTTTGCAGCGATGGCAGAGGTTCATGAGGATTGTACTCGCCTGTTGGCAGAGCACTTTTCCATTGAAACACTTGAAGAACACGTGAAGCAACAGTCAGCAGACGGGACGGTCAAGTTCTTGTTCCGGCTTCAGGATGGTAATTTGATTGAGACGGTATTGATGCGGCATAAGTTTGGCTTATCCGTTTGTGTGACTACGCAGGTAGGATGTAACATTGGGTGCAGCTTCTGTGCGAGCGGATTGTTGAAGAAGAGCCGTGACCTGTCCAGCGGTGAAATTGTAGAGCAAATTATGAAGGTCCAGCTGTATCTGGATCAGGAACGTCCGGGCGACCAAGTCAGTCATGTCGTGGTGATGGGAATTGGCGAACCGTTTGATAACTTCGTGAACCTGTCCGATTTCATTCGGGTCATTAAGGATCACAAAGGGCTGGCGATTGGGCCGCGGCATATTACCGTTTCCACAAGTGGACTTGCCGATAAAATCATTGAATTTGCAGATTCCGACCTGCATGTCAATCTGGCGATCTCCCTCCACGCTCCGAATAATGAGATTCGTACTCGCATTATGAAGATCAACCGTGCGATTCCGATTGAGAAACTCATGCAGGCGATTGATTATTATTTGGACAAAACCAATCGTCGGATTACGCTGGAGTACATCCTGCTGAAGGATGTTAATGACGGTAAGGAGCATGCGCTCGAACTGGCTGAGCTGGTGGGCCATCGTCGTAATCTGGCCAATGTAAACCTGATTCCGTACAATCCGGTGGATGAGCATAGCCAATACCAGCGGAGTGAGTCGGAGTCGATTACGGGCTTCTATGATGTGCTGAAAAAACAAGGCATTAGCTGTAGTGTTCGGCTGGAGCATGGAGTCGATATTGACGCAGCCTGCGGACAGCTACGTAGCAAGCA
- a CDS encoding AraC family transcriptional regulator gives MRLEWLLRIKNALDLMEERMQQPLDIDENAKAAYSSPFHFQRMFHMLTGVTVAEYVRKRRLTLAAQELSLSSAKVLDVAFKYGYDSPESFSKAFRKVHGISPSEARSPGVNLKAFPRITFHLSLKGDQEMDYKIVEKAAFTVIGKSIQVTTKNGDNLREIPKFWNELNADGTSDRIHALGTGDDILGICLDMKHGEETFSYLIAAEGSEDVATANGLESRTIPASTWAVFTSIGPMPHSIQKVWQRIFQEWFPASNYEHSGGPELEVYTMGDSHAEDYRSEVWIPIKKK, from the coding sequence ATGCGGTTGGAATGGTTGCTTCGGATCAAGAACGCACTCGATCTGATGGAAGAGAGAATGCAGCAGCCCCTCGATATCGATGAAAATGCAAAGGCAGCCTATTCGTCTCCTTTCCATTTTCAGCGTATGTTTCATATGCTAACCGGCGTCACGGTAGCAGAATATGTGCGTAAACGTCGATTGACCTTGGCTGCTCAGGAATTGAGTCTTTCTTCCGCCAAGGTGCTGGATGTAGCGTTCAAATACGGATATGATTCCCCCGAATCTTTTTCTAAAGCGTTCCGGAAGGTACACGGTATTTCTCCCTCTGAGGCCAGAAGCCCTGGGGTAAACCTGAAAGCCTTTCCACGCATCACCTTCCATCTATCGTTGAAGGGAGATCAGGAAATGGATTACAAAATTGTAGAGAAAGCGGCCTTTACGGTCATTGGTAAGTCCATTCAAGTCACCACTAAGAACGGCGATAATCTTCGAGAAATCCCAAAATTCTGGAACGAACTGAATGCGGATGGTACATCGGATCGTATTCATGCCTTGGGGACAGGCGACGATATACTCGGTATATGCTTGGACATGAAACATGGGGAGGAGACGTTTAGTTACTTAATCGCCGCAGAAGGCAGCGAAGACGTAGCGACCGCGAATGGGCTGGAATCCAGAACCATTCCGGCTTCAACCTGGGCAGTGTTTACATCCATCGGCCCTATGCCTCACTCGATCCAAAAGGTATGGCAAAGAATTTTTCAGGAATGGTTCCCTGCCAGTAATTATGAGCATTCAGGCGGCCCGGAACTGGAAGTGTATACTATGGGAGATTCACATGCTGAAGACTACCGAAGTGAAGTTTGGATTCCGATTAAGAAAAAGTAA
- a CDS encoding LysR family transcriptional regulator — MDIKTLKTFQMIVNYGSFMRAAEELNYAQSTVTMQIQKLESDMGIQLIERGKKIKLTEAGRMFYEQSLHIVKDMEQLHENMDNLQRGTTGNIRIGVTEPTASYRLPEILKRFLTHYPNIRVSVEFGNTPTLSERILKGDIDLALCSTPDVGTELYFEPLFKENFVVLIPESHPLAEKENIGPEDLQGHRLLITSATCPYRRKLEMVMKEYGITTLDTMEIGSMTALKFYVESGLGTALVPQILVSPIPAGVAVRELSGSLIDMTFGLLCKATDYPLRLASSRLYSVLKEELGEWSSVH; from the coding sequence ATGGACATTAAAACGCTCAAAACATTTCAAATGATTGTGAATTACGGGAGTTTTATGCGTGCAGCGGAAGAGTTGAATTATGCACAATCTACCGTGACGATGCAAATACAGAAGCTGGAGTCCGATATGGGAATTCAACTGATCGAACGGGGCAAGAAAATAAAGTTAACTGAAGCGGGCAGGATGTTTTACGAGCAAAGTCTACATATTGTAAAGGATATGGAGCAATTGCATGAAAATATGGACAATCTGCAAAGAGGGACTACAGGTAACATTCGTATAGGAGTGACCGAACCGACTGCCAGTTATCGACTACCAGAAATTTTAAAACGCTTCTTAACCCATTATCCGAATATTCGGGTTTCTGTTGAGTTTGGGAATACCCCTACTTTAAGCGAGCGTATTCTCAAGGGAGATATTGACTTAGCGCTGTGTTCCACACCGGATGTGGGCACAGAGCTATATTTTGAACCTTTATTTAAGGAGAATTTTGTAGTTTTAATACCTGAAAGTCACCCGCTTGCGGAAAAAGAAAACATTGGGCCAGAGGATTTACAGGGGCATCGGTTGCTTATTACATCGGCCACCTGTCCATATCGTCGCAAACTTGAAATGGTCATGAAGGAATATGGAATAACCACGCTAGATACGATGGAGATTGGCAGCATGACGGCTCTGAAATTTTATGTGGAAAGCGGTTTGGGTACTGCCCTTGTGCCACAAATTCTGGTCAGTCCTATCCCGGCAGGAGTAGCGGTGAGGGAATTAAGCGGCAGCCTGATCGATATGACTTTCGGCCTTCTTTGCAAAGCAACAGACTATCCGCTAAGGCTGGCAAGCTCAAGGCTATATTCTGTGTTGAAGGAGGAGCTTGGGGAATGGTCCTCGGTGCATTGA
- a CDS encoding SDR family NAD(P)-dependent oxidoreductase, which produces MDLQQKVALVTGGGTGIGRAACMALADRKATVVVNYSRSKNDAEETVRMILEKGGRAIALQADVSRDQEVRIMVDQIVQQFGTIDILVNNASITHHIPMDDLEAATEEVWDDLFDVNVKGMFYCARAVAPFMKRSKQGAIVNLGSIAGQTGLGSSLPYAVSKAAVHGLTKSLARALAPDIRVNCIVPGAVATRWWAGREEQMKQLFPHLLLQRISTPEDIASMICSALEQEAMTGQIITVDSGQTL; this is translated from the coding sequence ATGGATTTACAGCAAAAAGTAGCACTGGTTACAGGTGGAGGTACAGGAATTGGGAGAGCCGCATGTATGGCCTTGGCAGATCGAAAAGCTACGGTAGTCGTAAACTATTCCCGCTCTAAAAACGATGCTGAGGAAACTGTACGTATGATCCTTGAAAAGGGTGGACGTGCTATCGCATTACAGGCAGATGTTTCCCGAGATCAGGAAGTTCGAATTATGGTTGACCAGATTGTCCAGCAATTCGGTACGATTGATATACTCGTGAATAACGCTAGCATTACACATCACATTCCTATGGATGATCTGGAGGCAGCCACGGAAGAGGTATGGGATGATCTATTTGATGTAAATGTAAAAGGCATGTTTTACTGTGCCAGAGCCGTAGCTCCTTTTATGAAGCGTAGTAAACAAGGGGCTATCGTCAATCTGGGAAGTATAGCAGGGCAAACAGGGCTAGGTTCCTCTCTTCCCTATGCGGTATCCAAAGCGGCCGTCCACGGGCTGACCAAATCTTTAGCACGAGCACTAGCACCGGATATTCGCGTCAATTGCATCGTGCCGGGAGCCGTAGCGACAAGATGGTGGGCAGGCAGGGAAGAACAAATGAAGCAACTGTTTCCTCATTTGCTCCTACAGCGCATTTCTACGCCGGAGGATATTGCCAGCATGATCTGCTCTGCTTTGGAACAGGAAGCCATGACAGGCCAGATTATTACGGTGGACAGCGGACAAACACTTTAA
- a CDS encoding winged helix-turn-helix transcriptional regulator — protein sequence MHAQEPIELTKGIPGKPCPIAQTLDLIGTKWTFLIIRDLLIEGTLRFSQLQKSMKGISPKTLSLRLKELEDNGLLERKVYAEVPPRVEYSLTEKGKRLESVFIELKRFGLDLEADH from the coding sequence ATGCATGCCCAAGAACCTATTGAATTGACCAAAGGAATACCAGGCAAGCCGTGCCCTATTGCCCAAACACTTGATTTGATCGGAACGAAATGGACTTTTTTAATCATCCGCGACCTGCTTATCGAAGGAACACTGAGATTCAGCCAACTTCAGAAGTCCATGAAGGGGATTAGTCCCAAAACACTTTCCCTACGCCTGAAGGAACTTGAAGATAATGGTCTGTTAGAAAGAAAGGTATATGCCGAGGTTCCACCGCGAGTTGAATATTCGTTAACGGAAAAAGGGAAGCGACTGGAAAGTGTTTTTATTGAGCTGAAGAGATTTGGCTTAGATTTAGAAGCAGATCATTGA
- a CDS encoding SDR family oxidoreductase gives MQNKKIVIIGGSSGIGLETAKQVISLGAEVVIASRSEDKLHKAKEMLGPRAAIYVLDTSDEQQVKSFFEKVGPYDHLIVSAAETSGGSFLQLETDQARKLFENKFWGQYYAAKYGASQLSTKGSITLFSGVVAYKPMIGSSALGAVNAAVSNLGQILALELAPIRVNVVSPGIIDTPSRSKMPENTRNQFYDTVAHKLPVKRVGLAEDVARGVLYLIQNQFVTGTVLHVDGGHILT, from the coding sequence TTGCAAAACAAAAAGATTGTCATTATTGGTGGAAGCTCAGGTATCGGTTTAGAAACAGCTAAGCAAGTCATTTCGCTTGGAGCGGAAGTGGTAATCGCCAGCCGCTCGGAGGATAAATTGCACAAGGCCAAAGAAATGCTGGGCCCTCGTGCTGCAATATATGTGCTGGACACGTCAGATGAGCAGCAGGTAAAATCTTTCTTCGAAAAAGTCGGTCCCTATGATCATCTTATCGTTAGCGCCGCAGAAACATCAGGCGGGTCATTCCTTCAGTTGGAGACGGATCAAGCCCGCAAGCTATTCGAAAACAAATTTTGGGGCCAATATTATGCAGCTAAATACGGGGCTTCCCAACTCTCAACCAAGGGTTCCATTACTTTATTTTCAGGAGTGGTGGCATACAAGCCGATGATTGGATCCTCTGCGCTCGGTGCTGTGAATGCAGCGGTTTCGAATCTTGGTCAAATCTTGGCGTTAGAACTTGCTCCCATCCGCGTGAATGTCGTCTCACCCGGCATTATTGATACACCTTCCCGCAGCAAAATGCCTGAAAATACGCGTAATCAATTCTATGATACGGTCGCGCATAAGCTTCCTGTGAAGCGAGTTGGACTTGCGGAGGATGTTGCACGAGGTGTACTTTATTTGATTCAAAATCAGTTTGTGACCGGAACCGTCCTTCATGTGGATGGCGGACACATTTTAACATAA
- a CDS encoding YheC/YheD family protein, whose amino-acid sequence MHIHVMCAKTQQNRGIFVPIGKMIQYKEMQQHPILRSHLPETRWISNARTLRMLDTYRTVFIKPNYGSGGTGIIRAKKLGRKYEVRCGSSRRVVRSHAVRRAVRTYRRPHRRYLVQQGLKLAKYRGSIFDARVYMQKPESEWVISGITGRVAAPRKVVTNYRKGGHAAPLSKVLLRVFKNDRIKMKEILDQIIELSRIIADTIDKNHPVRELGIDLAIEKSGQIWIIEANPHPGHMLFRQLPNHKMIRNILRNKRRIHH is encoded by the coding sequence ATGCATATTCATGTAATGTGTGCAAAAACCCAACAGAATCGAGGGATATTCGTGCCCATTGGAAAGATGATTCAATACAAGGAAATGCAACAACATCCCATTTTACGTTCTCACTTGCCCGAAACCCGCTGGATCAGTAATGCAAGGACTTTACGGATGCTGGATACCTATCGCACAGTCTTTATCAAGCCTAATTATGGGAGTGGAGGAACTGGCATCATACGTGCGAAAAAGCTGGGGAGGAAGTATGAGGTTCGTTGTGGCTCCAGTCGCAGAGTCGTTAGATCCCACGCCGTAAGAAGAGCAGTTAGAACCTATCGGAGACCTCATCGTCGTTATTTGGTACAGCAAGGACTTAAGTTAGCCAAGTACAGAGGTTCCATTTTTGATGCCAGAGTGTATATGCAGAAGCCGGAATCGGAATGGGTCATTTCAGGAATAACCGGTCGTGTCGCTGCACCTCGAAAAGTCGTTACCAACTATCGGAAGGGAGGACATGCGGCGCCGTTGTCCAAAGTGCTTTTAAGGGTCTTTAAAAATGACAGAATAAAAATGAAAGAGATTCTGGACCAGATCATCGAGCTTTCTAGAATCATTGCCGACACGATAGATAAAAATCATCCGGTTCGCGAGTTGGGCATCGATCTTGCTATTGAAAAGAGCGGTCAAATCTGGATTATCGAGGCTAATCCGCATCCCGGACATATGTTGTTCAGGCAGCTCCCCAATCACAAGATGATTCGCAACATTTTGAGAAACAAACGTCGTATTCATCATTAG
- a CDS encoding glutathione peroxidase has product MSIYDFQATSINGKPIEFSDYRGKVLLIVNTASKCSFSSQFADLQRLYERRREQDFEILAFPCNQFNEKEPGSNSEVQGFCQINHGVTFPLFEKTDVRGSSPHPLFQYLTQQAPFQGFDTQTKDGQWMEDFLRDKYPEIYAGDGIKWNFSKFLVDRDGQVKGRFEVTTEPSAIDPVIESLL; this is encoded by the coding sequence ATGTCTATTTATGATTTTCAAGCAACCTCAATTAACGGGAAACCGATTGAATTCTCAGACTACAGAGGAAAGGTTCTCCTCATTGTAAACACAGCCAGCAAGTGTAGCTTCTCCAGTCAATTCGCGGATCTGCAGAGGCTCTACGAGAGACGGAGGGAACAAGACTTTGAAATCCTCGCGTTTCCTTGTAACCAATTCAATGAAAAAGAGCCAGGTAGCAATTCGGAGGTTCAGGGATTCTGTCAAATTAACCATGGAGTAACCTTCCCGCTCTTTGAGAAGACAGATGTAAGAGGCTCATCTCCTCATCCTTTATTTCAATATCTGACCCAACAGGCACCGTTTCAAGGCTTCGATACCCAAACCAAAGACGGTCAATGGATGGAGGATTTCCTGCGGGATAAGTATCCAGAAATATACGCTGGCGACGGTATCAAGTGGAATTTTTCTAAATTCTTGGTCGATCGCGATGGCCAGGTAAAAGGGAGATTTGAAGTAACAACGGAGCCCTCTGCCATTGATCCTGTCATCGAATCGCTATTGTAA
- a CDS encoding TetR/AcrR family transcriptional regulator: protein MEKSSDVLTKEQILIATEDTLRRFGVAKTSVTDVAKVLGVSHGTIYRHFKSKAELLEGVTEKWLNEKIIGPLTEVCQNSSILGTPHLKRYIQTLVELKQYYARDDEEMFEMYTRVTEQAADLIDQHIAHIVDHLADIIARGDIISDQPAQLARTLFYATARFHHPAHAYEWKSPVINQEFSDVWTLLEKGIT from the coding sequence ATGGAAAAATCCTCAGATGTGCTAACCAAGGAACAGATTCTCATTGCTACTGAAGACACACTTAGGCGTTTTGGTGTAGCCAAAACCTCCGTAACCGATGTTGCCAAAGTATTGGGAGTAAGTCATGGCACCATTTACCGACACTTTAAAAGTAAGGCCGAGCTTCTTGAAGGCGTGACCGAGAAATGGCTGAATGAAAAGATTATTGGCCCGTTAACGGAGGTCTGTCAGAATTCATCTATACTGGGAACGCCACATTTAAAACGATATATACAGACCTTGGTTGAACTCAAACAGTATTATGCTCGCGACGACGAGGAAATGTTCGAGATGTATACGAGGGTCACCGAGCAAGCCGCTGATTTAATCGACCAGCATATCGCCCACATTGTGGATCATCTCGCTGATATCATTGCACGCGGGGACATCATATCAGATCAGCCAGCCCAACTGGCGCGTACCCTTTTCTATGCCACAGCCCGTTTTCATCACCCCGCTCATGCTTACGAATGGAAGAGCCCTGTGATTAATCAGGAGTTTTCGGATGTGTGGACGCTTTTAGAAAAAGGAATCACTTAA
- a CDS encoding SDR family oxidoreductase codes for MKHLDGKTAIITGSSRGIGRAIAEQLADLGANVVINYASSPDKAQEVMESIIQKGGKAIALHADLGKMSDIEALFTNTIAKFGKVDILVNNAGLMITQPLAEVTEADFDKQFALNVKGTFFACQQAMKYMEDYGRIVNLSTSVIGQMFPAYSVYAGTKGAVEQFTRQLAKEFGSKQITINAVAPGPVNTELFQAGKTEQQIEGMKKMNAMGRLGEPEDIADVIEFLVSAKSQWVTGQTIRVNGGFI; via the coding sequence ATGAAGCATTTGGACGGAAAAACAGCAATTATCACCGGGTCCTCCAGAGGGATTGGACGTGCCATTGCCGAGCAACTGGCTGATCTAGGCGCTAATGTAGTCATCAATTATGCCAGCAGTCCGGACAAAGCCCAAGAAGTCATGGAGAGCATTATCCAAAAAGGCGGCAAAGCCATAGCACTTCACGCTGATCTGGGCAAAATGAGTGATATTGAAGCATTATTTACAAATACGATTGCTAAATTTGGTAAAGTGGATATTCTGGTTAACAACGCTGGGCTGATGATCACCCAACCTCTGGCTGAGGTAACCGAAGCTGATTTTGACAAACAATTCGCACTGAATGTAAAGGGTACTTTCTTTGCCTGTCAGCAAGCCATGAAATATATGGAGGACTACGGAAGAATCGTGAACCTGTCCACATCCGTAATCGGACAAATGTTCCCGGCATATAGCGTATACGCAGGTACCAAGGGCGCAGTGGAGCAATTTACACGTCAGCTAGCCAAGGAGTTCGGAAGCAAGCAAATTACGATCAACGCCGTGGCTCCCGGTCCTGTGAACACCGAGCTTTTCCAAGCAGGAAAAACCGAGCAGCAAATCGAAGGCATGAAAAAAATGAATGCTATGGGTCGGCTCGGCGAACCGGAAGATATCGCTGATGTGATTGAGTTCCTGGTCAGCGCCAAATCACAGTGGGTTACCGGACAGACGATCCGCGTCAATGGCGGGTTCATCTAA
- a CDS encoding Crp/Fnr family transcriptional regulator — protein MILHKGETLFRQGESGPLYHLKSGLLKIVRVHEDGSQILVNVIVPDEIIPHHSLISPNPYYGTAVALVTSEIGVLSQKEWYLKLEQDPAQCREIALQLQDKLRMMQQRIDQLTEVSPAEKLRKLQRWFHSYIAPATLTDVLTQEEIGQFIGLRRETINRLLRASSAPSAKDDDDNASR, from the coding sequence ATGATATTACACAAAGGCGAGACCTTATTTCGACAAGGAGAATCCGGTCCTTTATATCACTTAAAGAGCGGCTTGTTAAAAATTGTCCGAGTCCATGAAGACGGCTCGCAAATTTTAGTTAATGTGATTGTGCCCGATGAAATCATCCCGCACCACTCCCTGATCAGCCCCAATCCTTATTATGGTACAGCGGTGGCGTTGGTAACCTCTGAGATTGGGGTTTTGTCGCAAAAAGAATGGTATCTAAAGCTGGAGCAAGACCCAGCTCAATGTCGGGAGATCGCTTTGCAGCTACAGGACAAGTTGCGCATGATGCAGCAACGAATTGACCAGCTCACCGAGGTGTCACCTGCCGAGAAGCTTCGGAAGCTTCAACGCTGGTTCCACTCCTACATCGCACCCGCCACGTTAACGGACGTGCTGACGCAGGAGGAAATCGGCCAGTTTATAGGGCTGCGTCGGGAGACGATTAATCGGCTATTGCGTGCTTCAAGCGCTCCTTCTGCAAAAGATGATGACGATAATGCATCTCGATGA
- a CDS encoding DinB family protein translates to MNTTETLQRFEETAQHYLLELDSFSLEQLQYTPQEGQWSLGQMYLHLVNSALYMHLKNIDLCLQPNGETGVKTEAGTAIFNLGSFPPMRIQVPPSPQYTPQQPTSKEEIVEGLNVVIRKMREIEPTVGKSTGPSTVSHPRFGALNAGEWFSLIEMHYRHHLLQKERLKHAIAD, encoded by the coding sequence ATGAATACAACTGAAACATTACAGCGTTTCGAAGAAACGGCACAACACTATCTTCTTGAATTGGACAGCTTTAGCTTGGAGCAACTGCAGTACACACCTCAGGAGGGGCAATGGTCGCTTGGACAAATGTATCTTCATTTGGTGAACTCTGCACTGTATATGCATCTTAAGAACATTGATCTTTGTCTACAGCCTAATGGGGAGACAGGAGTTAAAACGGAGGCAGGCACGGCCATTTTTAATCTGGGGAGCTTTCCACCAATGCGTATCCAAGTTCCACCATCCCCGCAGTACACTCCCCAACAACCCACTAGCAAAGAAGAAATTGTGGAGGGATTAAACGTCGTGATCCGCAAGATGAGAGAGATTGAGCCAACCGTTGGGAAATCAACAGGGCCGTCTACCGTCTCTCATCCCAGATTCGGCGCGCTGAATGCTGGAGAGTGGTTTTCGCTCATCGAGATGCATTATCGTCATCATCTTTTGCAGAAGGAGCGCTTGAAGCACGCAATAGCCGATTAA
- a CDS encoding helix-turn-helix transcriptional regulator, with translation MNKTDRMLAILLELQRKDIVRAEDLAAIFETSVRTIYRDIQALSESGVPIVGAPGIGYSLMEGYFLPPLSFTAEEAVALLIGTDFVEQKFDTDYGIKAQTSRRKIEAILPENVRREVSRVRTTIRLLAVGEGANHREKTYLETLRLAVLEKRKVQFGYSKRMPEADGNRQSVRVVAPYGLVLLRGSWVLIGQCELRQQLRHFRLSRMDELIVLEDRFQLPVDFHLQDYKQTDDRHVTVCILARSDIADKVKEANNFYMEAIEERADGLHILFRVRQPEELLQWVLGWGADMVVLEPESLRERIRTEVEKMLKCY, from the coding sequence ATGAATAAAACAGATCGTATGCTAGCGATCTTGCTAGAGTTGCAGCGTAAGGATATTGTACGAGCCGAGGATTTGGCAGCCATATTCGAAACGAGTGTGAGGACCATCTATCGAGATATTCAGGCTCTAAGTGAATCGGGCGTACCGATTGTAGGAGCACCGGGCATTGGATATTCCTTGATGGAGGGGTACTTCCTGCCCCCCTTGAGCTTTACCGCAGAAGAGGCTGTGGCGTTGCTAATCGGAACGGATTTTGTCGAACAAAAATTTGATACAGACTACGGTATCAAGGCGCAAACTTCCCGCAGGAAGATTGAAGCCATTTTACCGGAGAACGTTCGCAGGGAAGTCTCCCGGGTGCGTACGACCATCAGACTGCTCGCGGTGGGTGAAGGAGCAAACCATAGAGAGAAAACCTATTTGGAAACGCTGCGTCTCGCTGTATTGGAAAAACGGAAAGTACAGTTTGGCTACTCCAAAAGAATGCCAGAGGCTGACGGGAATCGTCAAAGTGTGCGTGTGGTCGCTCCTTATGGTCTTGTCCTACTCCGTGGTTCTTGGGTGTTAATTGGGCAATGTGAATTGAGGCAGCAGCTTCGCCATTTCCGTCTGTCACGTATGGACGAGCTTATCGTGCTGGAGGACAGGTTTCAGTTGCCTGTCGATTTTCATTTGCAGGATTACAAGCAAACCGATGACCGTCATGTAACTGTTTGCATACTAGCACGTTCGGATATCGCAGATAAGGTGAAGGAAGCGAACAACTTTTATATGGAGGCCATAGAGGAGCGTGCAGATGGACTACATATACTCTTCCGCGTCAGACAGCCGGAGGAATTACTGCAATGGGTACTTGGATGGGGCGCGGATATGGTTGTGCTGGAGCCTGAGTCGCTCCGGGAGCGGATACGTACAGAAGTGGAAAAAATGTTGAAATGCTACTGA
- a CDS encoding nucleotide excision repair endonuclease has product MINITIPTPDITITKQVNPELSHIYGFTDFHLIPRDKAGIFMFYNTQEELLFVGKARKLRQRIKKHFEDTVSPIKDKRNEVAIIEVCIVEDAVEREIYETYIINSQKAKYNVEKVFFK; this is encoded by the coding sequence GTGATTAATATAACAATTCCAACTCCGGATATCACGATTACCAAACAGGTTAACCCTGAGCTTAGCCATATTTACGGATTTACCGACTTTCACCTGATCCCTAGAGATAAGGCTGGTATCTTTATGTTCTACAACACCCAGGAGGAATTGCTGTTTGTTGGTAAAGCAAGAAAGCTGAGACAAAGAATCAAAAAGCATTTTGAAGATACCGTATCGCCGATCAAGGACAAGCGGAACGAAGTAGCGATTATTGAGGTTTGTATTGTGGAAGATGCAGTAGAGCGAGAAATTTATGAAACCTACATCATCAATTCACAAAAGGCTAAATATAACGTCGAAAAAGTATTTTTTAAGTAA
- a CDS encoding acetate uptake transporter — MQNESHSNVKIITADPSAIGLFGLAIVTLVASSQKLGLTEGLSFIIPWAIFLGAFAQLFASIQDAKHNNTFGMTAFGAYAFFWLAVASSWMIKMGVFGSELASAVDGKQLGFAFAGYLIFTLFMTIGAMETHKVLFFIFVLIDFLFLGLSFDAFGVAPEVFHTIAAYAEMGIGLLSLYGTGAAVLNAHFGRTFLPVGRPFGIFKPRP; from the coding sequence ATGCAAAATGAATCTCATTCTAACGTAAAAATCATAACGGCCGATCCGAGTGCGATCGGCCTGTTTGGCTTGGCTATTGTAACGCTTGTGGCTTCATCCCAAAAGCTTGGCCTCACCGAAGGCTTAAGCTTCATCATCCCTTGGGCTATATTTCTCGGTGCTTTTGCACAGCTATTTGCTTCCATTCAGGATGCAAAACATAACAACACCTTCGGCATGACGGCATTTGGTGCTTACGCCTTCTTCTGGTTGGCTGTAGCCAGTAGCTGGATGATTAAAATGGGAGTATTCGGCTCAGAGCTGGCATCTGCTGTAGATGGCAAACAGCTCGGCTTTGCCTTTGCGGGCTATCTCATCTTTACGCTTTTCATGACCATTGGAGCGATGGAGACGCATAAGGTTTTATTCTTTATTTTTGTGTTGATTGATTTTCTGTTCCTCGGTCTTAGCTTCGATGCATTTGGCGTTGCCCCAGAGGTGTTCCATACCATCGCCGCTTATGCTGAAATGGGCATTGGTCTGCTCTCACTGTATGGTACAGGAGCTGCCGTTCTGAATGCTCATTTTGGCCGTACATTCCTGCCCGTCGGGCGTCCTTTCGGCATTTTTAAGCCACGTCCTTAG